The stretch of DNA CGCCGTCGCCGAAGCTAATGGACGCTTCGCGCACGGGGCTGCCGTTCTGTTGCGCCTCTACTGTGATGGTGAATGTCACCACGTCGTCGGTTTCAACGACACCGCCTGCGGGCGCGACTGTGACCGAGACCTGTGGCAAGTCGTTCACGGCGAGCGTCTCGGTGGCAGTAGCGGTACCCACGGTTGCCGTGATCTCCGACTCGCGCGTCGTCGTAATGGTCGTGCGCGCCTCGCCGTTCTGATTGGTCACGACGCCCGCGTCGCGAAGC from Luteitalea sp. encodes:
- a CDS encoding PKD domain-containing protein, yielding MTNQNGEARTTITTTRESEITATVGTATATETLAVNDLPQVSVTVAPAGGVVETDDVVTFTITVEAQQNGSPVREASISFGDGGSQSLGALNGTTTITHQYRTPGTYTVRITATDTAGEHVERILTITAVEPEEEG